Proteins encoded by one window of Vampirovibrionales bacterium:
- a CDS encoding MFS transporter has translation MTPPSAPALETPPSRAVNEGYRSVLKNRTFVLLWLGQVFSQLGDRVVFVIFIAAITAYYGANDRYNSYLYIAFTIPAILLTAIAGVFVDRWPRRLTLVTTNLCRAALLAFLPMAAHQGLMGIYALAFLVSSATQFFVPAESATIPLVVRKTQLMTANSLFTTTMMGSVIFGFALGDPLINIFSLEQVHWAVVGLFLLAGGVLCFVKPPGDPSAARLRPTQRDVLNSLRRFGAEMHEGVAYILERRVILKTILKLALLFSVVVAMCILFISFARDFLYDNPAVASRKFAYIVTFSGIGMSAGALVVGRFFRDAGRQRMAYGGFLAIGTFLLAMAQMDWIPKHAMLFGVPAQSVSLGGGLQLFLERFPLTLRMALTYGLSTLMGVAAAFVAIPLQSLLHEVIPDDKRGKIMGVQFTLLSTASTLPVLAAGLGVEYFGTAAMLNLMGAPVFAVGLFGLMRLIARARERRHHAHSAAEDW, from the coding sequence ATGACCCCTCCCTCTGCGCCGGCGCTTGAAACGCCACCGTCGCGCGCCGTGAATGAAGGCTACCGCTCGGTTCTCAAAAACCGGACGTTTGTCTTGCTCTGGCTGGGGCAGGTGTTCTCGCAACTGGGCGATCGCGTCGTCTTTGTCATCTTCATTGCCGCAATCACGGCCTATTATGGGGCCAATGATCGGTATAACAGCTACTTATATATTGCGTTTACAATTCCGGCGATTCTGCTGACGGCGATTGCCGGGGTTTTTGTCGATCGCTGGCCCCGGCGCCTCACGCTGGTCACCACGAATCTGTGCCGCGCGGCACTGCTGGCGTTTCTGCCAATGGCGGCGCATCAGGGGCTGATGGGCATTTACGCCCTGGCGTTTCTGGTTTCGTCCGCGACGCAATTCTTCGTGCCCGCAGAGTCCGCGACGATTCCGCTGGTGGTGCGAAAAACCCAGCTCATGACGGCGAATTCCCTGTTTACGACCACGATGATGGGCTCTGTCATCTTTGGTTTTGCCCTCGGCGACCCGCTGATTAATATCTTCTCGCTGGAACAGGTTCATTGGGCCGTGGTCGGCCTGTTTTTACTGGCAGGCGGCGTGCTGTGCTTTGTCAAACCGCCGGGCGATCCGTCTGCCGCCCGACTGCGCCCTACGCAGCGAGACGTGCTGAATTCGTTACGTCGCTTCGGCGCGGAGATGCACGAGGGCGTGGCGTATATTTTAGAGCGCCGCGTCATTCTCAAGACCATCCTCAAGCTGGCGCTGCTGTTTTCGGTTGTCGTGGCGATGTGCATCCTGTTTATCAGCTTTGCGCGCGATTTTCTGTATGACAACCCGGCGGTGGCCTCGCGAAAATTCGCCTATATCGTGACCTTCAGCGGCATCGGGATGTCGGCGGGCGCGCTGGTCGTCGGGCGATTCTTTCGCGATGCGGGACGCCAGCGCATGGCCTATGGCGGATTTCTGGCGATCGGAACGTTCCTGCTGGCGATGGCGCAAATGGACTGGATTCCCAAACACGCCATGTTGTTCGGCGTCCCGGCGCAATCGGTCTCGCTGGGCGGTGGATTGCAGTTATTTCTGGAGCGCTTCCCGCTGACGCTGCGCATGGCGCTCACGTATGGCCTTTCCACGTTGATGGGCGTCGCTGCGGCCTTTGTGGCCATCCCCCTGCAATCGCTGTTGCACGAGGTGATTCCCGATGACAAGCGTGGTAAGATTATGGGCGTCCAGTTCACGCTGCTCAGTACGGCCTCGACGCTGCCGGTACTGGCCGCCGGCCTGGGCGTAGAATATTTCGGGACAGCGGCGATGCTGAATTTGATGGGCGCGCCGGTGTTCGCAGTCGGCCTGTTCGGCCTGATGCGCCTGATTGCAAGGGCCAGAGAGAGACGACATCATGCCCATTCCGCTGCTGAAGACTGGTAA
- a CDS encoding glycosyltransferase family 2 protein codes for MVKRSLFALLLINWAFVALLGRWLPWASGLTLLFVVMIGYALLVTVAMVHRKRRERKYPPPPTPPWTPRVSLVVPAHNEEQVIEETVAALMALDYPDFHVLVMDDRSADGTAARLAALAQRYDPARFAYHVRAADGRPGKSAVLNDALAMTDGEIIAVFDADAFVAPDFISRMLPFLAEEGVGGAQARKVIANADYNWLTRCQNYEYSLDSHFQYGRDAIRCSVEFRGNGQLVKRSAIESVGGWNEASLTDDLDLSTRFQLAGWDVRFAHKTLVYEEGITRLSALIRQRRRWAQGSLTRYLQFGMRLLASDQASLRAKGDLLAYVVQFIFPLWLVFDYCYLGYHYVTGQVHQIHMLSSLMALPVLCGFFYTALVVAIYRFNRPGVWRTLSDAVMTAIYFILVWIPVVCWVTVNLIREPQGAFDWGKTEHGGAGRRNPALSA; via the coding sequence TTGGTAAAACGATCGTTATTTGCGCTGCTGCTGATTAACTGGGCGTTTGTCGCGCTGCTGGGTCGCTGGTTGCCGTGGGCTTCCGGCCTGACGCTGCTGTTTGTCGTGATGATCGGCTACGCCCTGCTGGTTACCGTTGCGATGGTGCACCGCAAGCGCCGCGAGCGGAAATACCCGCCGCCGCCCACCCCGCCGTGGACCCCGCGCGTGTCGCTGGTGGTGCCCGCCCATAACGAAGAGCAGGTCATTGAAGAGACGGTTGCGGCGCTGATGGCGCTGGATTATCCCGATTTCCACGTGCTGGTGATGGACGATCGCAGCGCCGACGGCACCGCCGCGCGTCTGGCCGCGCTGGCCCAGCGTTACGACCCCGCGCGCTTTGCTTATCATGTACGCGCCGCCGATGGGCGCCCCGGCAAATCCGCCGTCCTGAATGACGCGCTGGCCATGACCGATGGCGAAATCATCGCTGTCTTTGACGCTGACGCCTTCGTCGCGCCGGATTTCATCTCGCGGATGTTGCCCTTTCTGGCTGAAGAAGGCGTGGGCGGCGCACAGGCGCGCAAGGTAATCGCCAATGCCGACTATAACTGGCTCACGCGCTGTCAGAATTACGAATACTCGCTCGATAGCCATTTCCAGTACGGCCGCGACGCCATTCGCTGCTCGGTGGAGTTTCGCGGGAACGGGCAACTCGTCAAACGCTCGGCCATCGAAAGCGTCGGCGGCTGGAATGAGGCCAGCCTTACGGACGATCTCGACCTGTCCACGCGCTTTCAACTGGCGGGCTGGGACGTGCGCTTTGCGCATAAGACGCTCGTCTACGAAGAAGGCATCACCCGACTGAGCGCGCTGATTCGTCAACGTCGCCGCTGGGCGCAGGGCTCGCTGACGCGCTATCTGCAATTCGGCATGCGCCTGCTGGCCAGCGATCAGGCCTCTTTACGCGCCAAAGGCGACCTGCTGGCCTATGTGGTTCAGTTTATCTTCCCGCTGTGGCTCGTGTTCGATTACTGCTATCTGGGCTATCACTACGTCACGGGGCAGGTTCACCAGATTCATATGCTGTCTTCGCTGATGGCGTTGCCGGTGCTGTGCGGGTTCTTCTATACGGCGCTGGTCGTGGCGATTTATCGCTTTAATCGCCCCGGCGTCTGGCGCACGCTGAGCGACGCGGTGATGACGGCCATTTACTTCATTCTGGTCTGGATTCCGGTCGTGTGCTGGGTCACGGTCAATCTCATCCGCGAGCCGCAAGGCGCATTCGACTGGGGAAAAACTGAACACGGCGGCGCGGGTCGCCGCAATCCCGCGCTCAGCGCCTGA